In Bradyrhizobium manausense, the sequence TTTTCGGTGAGCTCTTCAACGATCTCTGTGACACGATGGTCCGGGCCGCCCATCTCTCCGCTGGACACGACCCATAGTCGATGCTGCGCGCGCCTGTAACACAGCCAATAAACGCTACCTCCAGCGTCGCCCTGGTGTTGGATGGTCCCTTCGCCCACGGCTTCGCGGACCGCGCCGAGCGACGTCTCCTCCAAGCGGCCGGCGAATGCGCCCAGCGAAAAGCGGGTCGCCAATCTCTTCGCGACCGTCGGCGGCACGCGCTCGAGCGCATGTTCGTCGAATGGCGGCGGCGGTGTCTGCGCGGAGCAGTCGTCGGCGGGGATCGCGAAAAGGAGAAGCAGCAAGAAGAGCGTCTTTGTCTGAGCCATGCAGCTTAGTCGCGTTGGCTCGACAAGGGTTCAGACGGCTTTCACCATTCACTGCAGAGTCTTGATGCCGTTGGGAATACCGTGACAGTGCACGAAACGCCACACATCACCGCGTGCGGTTGCTAACGGTCATCGTGAAATGGATTCACCTTCACCGCAATTGCGACGGCGCCCTGCCGAAGGAATTTTACAAACCCTTTACCGCTGCTCGGTGGCAATGCGTAAACCCAGAGCAATCAGGACCATTCCAGTCACGCCCTCCACGAGGCGACGCACGGTAGGCCGTTGAAGTGCATTCCGCACCTTGTGGATCGCTGCGGCATAAAATGCGAGCCAGAGGAAGGTCATTCCCGCAAAGACAATTCCAAGCGCGAGCAGTGTCGCAAAGGTCGAACCGCCGATCGGCGCGAACTGGGGAAGCAGGCTTGTGAAGAAAACGGCCATCTTGGGATTGCCGAGATCGCTGATGAGCCCCTGCCTGAAAGCCATCCAGGGGCTGACGCGGCCATGCGAGTGGTTCTCCATCGCGATCCACGAACCTTGCTCCCGCGGCCAAAGGGCTTCGTACAACGCGACGATGCCCAGATAGATCAGATAAGCAGCCCCCAGATACTTGATCGCAAGAAACAGTGGCGCCGAAGCCACCAGAAGAGCAGCAAGGCCGACGCTGGTCGCCAGCGCCCAGACCACCTGTCCAACTGCGATGCCAGCCGCTGTGCAAATCCCGCCAGTCCGCCCGGCCAACAGGGTGCTGCGGATTGTCGTGGCCGTGTCGGGCCCCGGCGTGACAATGACGATGATCGACGTCCCGATGAATGCAAGAAACGATAACATGCTCCGCTGCTCCTCCGCTCGTCGTCGATTAGAGGCATGAGTTCGTAGGATGTGTTGAGCCCCTGCGAAACCCATATCTTCTCGATCGCCGCTCCGTAAGCCCGACACCACCTATCAGCAACGTCAGCTTCCGCTCGGCCGGATTGACCTTGAAGAAGCCTTTACCCGGAACGAAGTTGTGACGGTCCACGGTCATGCCGAGTCTCGACCACGCAACAGGAGCGATGGGTTTCGCGAGAGCTCAACCCATCCTACGGGCTACGAAATGGGAGTTCGGCCACAAGGCGGGTTCTCATTTCGAGCCAAACATTGCACAATGCGACATGGCTAAAGCAAGAGTGACTTTCAGAACCGTACGTGTCGCCGAGGGCGACTGGAAAATACTCGCTGACTATCCGGACGCCGAGCAGCGTGAAATCACCGGATTCGCCAGCAAGGTGGATGCCGACGCCTGGATCAACGGTGACCGCAAGATCGCGTGGCTGCGCTCTCAAGGCTACGCCAAGTGACCTAACAGGTCCCGACAATTCGCCGCGAGCACATCGCGATAGAGCGCATGGTCGCGATCGTCAAAGAACGTACGCGCCAAGCCATTGCCGCTCTGAGTGACATGGTGGGGACGATCGGGGGCGACGACAGGAGCAAAACGGGCCATGCCGCAACATGCTCGTAACCGCGAATTGCATCAATTTGCTGCAGAAACACAGCAATTCGTAATTCTTCACGAGCGATCACGGCAAGGAAAGCGCGGCAACGGAACTCATTAGCGCGGACTTCCGAGGCCCTTTACGAACTCCCATAGGCGAACGTTGATTTCCCCGAGTTTGTCAGCTGTATCTTTGACGTTGGAGACCTTCAAAGGTTTTCCGCGGCTCTGATAGAACAACGGCATAAGCAACACATCAACGACAGGCGTTGCACCCGTGGTTTCTATCCGCAACCCTTGGCGAGCAATCAGGTTGCGAACGGCTTTGTGCGCCTTCAGGTCTTTGTAAATGGCCTGCCATGCGGCTATTTCCTCTGGGTGATTGGCACGCGTAACCATGAAGTCAACCAGCTTCAGCTTACGCTCAAAGCTGAATTGCGAAGCGAACATCTCCTTCGCAGTTTCATAAGGGACGGGGTTGCTCACGATACAGAAGATAGCCGCTAGAAGGTTTTCCGCGTTTGATAGTTCGATGATGGCGCGGCCGGCCTCCGAGTAGAGTTCTTTCTTCTCATCATCGCCCGGACGGGGCATCAATGCTTTGGCAAGAGCACTGACTGCCGAATTCGACTTTTTCGACATCGACCATCACCCCGCACGTAAGCAGCGGCAGAAATCACGCCCGCCGCCGTCCGACTACCGCAGCAACAATACCAACAATGATGATTGCAGCGACGATAGCCCAGAGGCCTTCGGCGCTGATACTCACGCCCCACAGGTTCACCAGCAACTTATCAGACATGATCACAGCTCTCTGTTGCGCAACTCCGGTTTTTCCGGCGCGCTATGCGATTGACAGAAAGCCTGGAGAAAGCGACAACGCTCAACGTTGCGGAGGAGAAGTCATCTGCTCTCCACCAGGCTGTAGGTAGTGCTCGCCAAAGCACTACCTACTTCCCGCATATCAGCGGTTCGCGTTGACCGAAAGGCCACTGCGGAATATGAGCATCACTTATCCCGTGGTGATTTGAGCGGTCGATTTTGACAGTCTCGCCCTTGATTTGTGAATCCGGCAAAGCCGTCAAAGCCTTAGGGTGTTGATAAGTATCCGCCCTGCTACCTTGACATGGGATAACTTTTTTCAGACCTCCCGGCCCGTACGTGCCTTTCCCCGCTCTTGATGCTGATTCGCAAATCACCGCTGATGGCCACAAGGGTACTGCCCATGAGCACGCTGACGTATTGGGTCTACTGGGCCCTAGGGATAATTGTTGAGGCTTCGGTTGGCGCCGGGATGGCTGAAAGCCTGCTGTGGCTACGTCCCGCCTGCGGCTGATGAGTCTTCGAACGACTTCCGCCTGAAGTTTCGGTGACAGTAAATTCGTCCGGCGCTGCCGCGCCTGCAGCTTCGGTCGACACTGTGCCGATTTACTTCACTACACACCCCTCACGCACACGTTTCCCCCCGCCCCCTGCCCCTCCCGCCACTTTCCTGCTATCTCTCCCCCGCCGTTCCGGCCCAGACAAAACCCTCTGATCATCCAAGGGAGCAAGAAACATGCGTTATCTCCACACCATGCTGCGCGTGCGCAATCTCGATGTCGCGCTGAAGTTTTACCAGGATGCGCTGGGGCTGAAGGAGGTGCGGCGGATCGAGAACGACAAGGGGCGCTTCACGCTCGTGTTCCTGTGCTCGGCTGACGATCTCGAGGCGCTGAAAAAGCAACCGCAGACGCGCGGCGCGCCGCTGGTCGAGCTCACCTGGAATTGGGACGAGGAGAAGTATGGCGAGGATCGCTTCTTCGGCCATCTCGCCTATGAGGTCGACGACATCTACGCCACCTGCGAGAAGCTGATGAAGGCGGGCGTCACCATCAACCGGCCGCCGCGCGACGGCAACATGGCCTTCGTCCGCTCGCCCGACCTGCACTCGATCGAGATCCTGCAGAAGGGCGACCCGAAGGCGCCGGCCGAGCCGTGGGCGTCGATGCCGAATACCGGCCATTGGTAGGCGAACTCGGCAGGAACCAGCGCCGTACCCCCGCGTTCACTCCAGGACAATGCGATTGGAGGAGAACGCGATGGGACGCGGAATTTTGTTGTGGCTGCTGGGCGTGCCGATACCGGTGATCATTCTGCTGTGGCTGTTCTTCGGCCACTGATATCAGCGCAAACGCATCTCGTGTTTGTCGCGCCGGCTGACTTCCAGCAATGAAAGCTCCGCTCTTCGAGCGGAGCTTTTTGCATGAGGGGCTCGCGACAATGCGCATCGTTCGCCGGGGCGAATTCGGCTATCACCTGCGGCACATGAACGCCGCGGGAGATGCTTGATGCCGGACACACAGCTGACGATCTGGGGCCGCGCCAATTCGGTCAACGTGCAGAAGGTGCTGTGGTGCCTCGCGGAGCTCAGCCTGTCCTATCAGCGCATCGATGCCGGCATGCAATACGGCAAGACGCGCGAGCCGAATTATCTCGCGATGAACCCCAATGCGCGGATCCCGACGCTGGTCGAGGGTGACTTCGTGCTATGGGAGTCCAATTCGATCATGCGCTATCTCTGCATGGCGCATGGGCGCGGCACGCCGATCTATCCGGAAGCGCCGAAGAGCCGCGCCGGCGTCGACCGCTGGCTCGACTGGACGCTGTCGACCGTGCAGCCGGTCGACCGCCCGGTGTTCTGGGGCATCGTGCGCACGGCGCCCGCCGAGCGCGACATGGTCAAGGTGCAGAAGGATGCCGATACGGCCGCCGAGGTCTGGGCGATCGCCGACCGCCTGCTCGCCACGCGGCCGTTCCTGGAGGGCGACGCGTTCACGCTCGCCGATATCGCAGTCGGCGCCTATGCGCGGCGCTGGCTCGGCGTCGAGGGAATCACCCGGCCGGCGCAACCGAACCTCACGCGGTGGCTCGCCGAGCTCGGCCGGCGGCCCGGATTTGCCCGGCACGTGGCGCCGCCGATGTCGTGAGCCGCTGACGCGGCTTAAGCTGTGGTGACAACGCGCGGAATCGCGCCGGCCGCGCAAATGGCCCGGATCGGCCGGCTACTGTGCATGGGGTTGTTTTCGCGTTTTTGCTTGGGCGGCCTAGTGCCAGCCGCGCTCGACCAGCAGGACGACGGCGATCAGCGCCAGCGTGACGACCGCGGTGGCGAGCTTTGCGGTCATGGAGAGCCCGCGGCCGACCCACCACAGCAGCGCGCAATACATCAGCGCGGGAACGAGCAAATCGAGCCGCAACAGGTCCGGCGACATCGGAGGCCCTCAGCGCCTTACCGTGGCGTCGATCGAGCCGCCGATCTTCACGCAGGTCCCGGTCGCCTCGACGAAGGTGAAGCCCTGACCATAGGAAGCGCAGCCGTTGGCTTTGGCTGCTCCGGTGGCGCCCCTCAGCGGCAGGGCCTTGCCGGACTGCGGCTGCCCGGTCGGCGGCAGGCGCAAGGTCTCGGCCCCGGCCGCGGAGGTCAGTGCGAAAGAGATCAGGAAGAGGACCGTTGCGCGCATGCGGTCTTGTAACCCGGACCCGGGCCAGGCGCTATCCGGCGGCCTCAGAGGAACCGGACGCCGGCCGACTTGCCCCGGCGCCAGACCACCTGGCAGCTCCGCCCGGTCCGCGCGTCCCGCGCAAAGGCCATCCGGATCACGCCCGGGAGCTGGCTCGCATCATCGTCCATAGTGATCCTGGCGCCCGAGGCCGATATGTCCTGAACCAGGCAATGCCGCGCCGCGAATCCGCCCTCGAGCGTGATCCAGGCATGCTGCGACAGCAATTTGCGGGCTGCGCGCTTCTTGGGCTGCGGCATCGGCGAAAAAATCTCCAGCCCCAGCGCTAACCCATGGAACCCTAAAAAACCGTTGAAATGGCCGTCCGAACGATCCCGGACGAGGCTATCCACCGGCCCAAAAGAGCGTTCCGGAACGGCTTGCCCATGGACGCAAAGGCCACTATACGTTCGCCCGCTGCAAGCCACCGGGCACGACTCGGACGGCCAGCGGGCCTGTCGCCACGTGCTATCAGGCCTTGCGTTTGCTCCCTTCGTCTATCGGTTAGGACGCCACCCTTTCACGGTGGAGAGAGCGGTTCGATTCCGCTAGGGAGCGCCAACAAAATCAATTACTTAGCGTCCTGCTTTGCCACCATGTCCAACACATGGCCAATAAACGCGCGTGGACACTTGAGCAGCGGCGACTGCGCGAGTTGGAGCGCATTTGCCTGGAATGGGCAGATCATGCGGATCTGATCCTGGCGCGAGACGGGCTGATCGCGCTGGCGGCCGGCTCCGGCGCCGCGGCGGACGCGATCGCGAGATCGTCGATGCCCTGCTGATGCTGCCTCACGTCGCGCGGTGGATTTTGTGTTTCTGTTGCGTTTTGTGTTTCTGTTGCGTGCGGTAAGATGCCCCCCGGTAGCCACTCACAGTTTGCTCTGGAGTGCATGATGCAGAACTTTGTAACCGGAAGCGTTGTGGTCGCTGTAGGTTTTATGGTCTTGCTTGCCTTCTCCCAAAAGCACCATCAATGCTGGAATGGGCACGTGCTGCAAGATTTGCACGAGCATGTGCTAACTCACCAGCCTTGCGGATCCCTCAGTAGCGCCTCGATGTAGGAGCCCGCCGCTCTCTGGAGCTTTCCACACCGCGCAGTGGGTCGCGTCCGTTCGGAGCCGATCGACGATTTGCGGGGCAGGCTTGACGACAAACTACAGCGCTATTCAATTCGCAGCCATGCCGGATTTGCCGGCAAGCGTGGAGCCCGGTTTGCCCCATGACTCACCAGCCGCGCGCCGTATTTCCGGCGGTGCGCGACTCCCCGAACTCGACGGTGCGCGCGGACTTGCCGCTCTCAGCGTCGTCATTGCGCATTATTTCGGCGAGGTCGATCACGCTCTGTATGGCTTCGAATTCGGCTGGATGGGCATTGACCTGTTCTTCGTACTCTCGGGGTTTCTGATCGGCTCGATCATTATGGAGCGAAAGGATAGTCCGAATTTCCTCGCCGTGTTCTACGCCAAGCGCAGCTTGCGCATCCTGCCGGTCTACGCGCTGATCCTGACCGCGACGCTCGGGTTCATTCAGCTGAAGGCGCCGGAGCCGTGGATCGCTAACACTCTCCCCGCAGCAACTTACGCCACCTTCACGCAGAACATTGCAATGGCTTGGCTCGGCGATCGCGGCTCCCTTTGGCTGCTGCCGACATGGACGCTCGCGGTCGAAGAGCAATTCTACCTAGCCGTTCCCCTTTTGATGATGCTGATCTCAGCACGCGCGCTGCTGCCGGCGATCCTGGCTGGCATCGGGCTCTGCCTGCTGACGCGCACCGCGCTCTACCTAGTCGGATCGGACTTTCCCTCGCGGCTGCTGCTCGTTAGCAATGGCCACATCCTTTTGATCGGGGTGCTCGCCGCCTACATCCAGCACCACGACGTCAGGATTCCGCAGCTGGTTCTACGCCTCGTTCCGCTGGCGTCGATCGTAGTTTTCGATGCCATCATTTTGATGGCGCAAGTCCATGTGTTCCTGGCGCTGCTCGCTCCCCTGTTTGCCTCGTACATTCTACTCGCGGCGCGCGGCTGGCCACGGCTCGGCTTCCTACGGGCACGTTGGCTGCGCGCGCTCGGGGCCATCTCCTATTGCCTCTATTTGGTTCATCAGCCGATCAGCGGCATGATGCATGGCCTGATCCTCAACGGAGTGCCTGATATCGCGACGATGCCTCAGGTTCTGGTGACGTTCGGCGCAATAG encodes:
- a CDS encoding LysE family translocator, which produces MLSFLAFIGTSIIVIVTPGPDTATTIRSTLLAGRTGGICTAAGIAVGQVVWALATSVGLAALLVASAPLFLAIKYLGAAYLIYLGIVALYEALWPREQGSWIAMENHSHGRVSPWMAFRQGLISDLGNPKMAVFFTSLLPQFAPIGGSTFATLLALGIVFAGMTFLWLAFYAAAIHKVRNALQRPTVRRLVEGVTGMVLIALGLRIATEQR
- a CDS encoding glutathione S-transferase family protein, whose translation is MPDTQLTIWGRANSVNVQKVLWCLAELSLSYQRIDAGMQYGKTREPNYLAMNPNARIPTLVEGDFVLWESNSIMRYLCMAHGRGTPIYPEAPKSRAGVDRWLDWTLSTVQPVDRPVFWGIVRTAPAERDMVKVQKDADTAAEVWAIADRLLATRPFLEGDAFTLADIAVGAYARRWLGVEGITRPAQPNLTRWLAELGRRPGFARHVAPPMS
- a CDS encoding acyltransferase family protein; amino-acid sequence: MTTNYSAIQFAAMPDLPASVEPGLPHDSPAARRISGGARLPELDGARGLAALSVVIAHYFGEVDHALYGFEFGWMGIDLFFVLSGFLIGSIIMERKDSPNFLAVFYAKRSLRILPVYALILTATLGFIQLKAPEPWIANTLPAATYATFTQNIAMAWLGDRGSLWLLPTWTLAVEEQFYLAVPLLMMLISARALLPAILAGIGLCLLTRTALYLVGSDFPSRLLLVSNGHILLIGVLAAYIQHHDVRIPQLVLRLVPLASIVVFDAIILMAQVHVFLALLAPLFASYILLAARGWPRLGFLRARWLRALGAISYCLYLVHQPISGMMHGLILNGVPDIATMPQVLVTFGAIVVSVAIATVSYFLLERPFVRFARTIFYADALPRGERPDHQPLSADELH
- a CDS encoding VOC family protein gives rise to the protein MRYLHTMLRVRNLDVALKFYQDALGLKEVRRIENDKGRFTLVFLCSADDLEALKKQPQTRGAPLVELTWNWDEEKYGEDRFFGHLAYEVDDIYATCEKLMKAGVTINRPPRDGNMAFVRSPDLHSIEILQKGDPKAPAEPWASMPNTGHW
- a CDS encoding PilZ domain-containing protein, which codes for MPQPKKRAARKLLSQHAWITLEGGFAARHCLVQDISASGARITMDDDASQLPGVIRMAFARDARTGRSCQVVWRRGKSAGVRFL